From Brevibacillus marinus, a single genomic window includes:
- a CDS encoding ABC transporter permease, translated as MRRSWTSLVYLYILAIVLFILGPVLIIIPQSFSGGDMFSFPPAEFSLAQYQKLLQDERILASLWLSLSIGAASTVLAGLIGLCAALGIVKGNLPAKNLLESLFLGPLIVPLVTTGIGFLILFVPLGLVGSPLGIVLAHTVVISPYVVRILIATLRHFNPVQEEAAIVHGANSWYAFRTVVLPQLLPALLSGAILAFLVSLDEYTVTVFLAQADTVTIPIRIYQYVSLDINPVVTALASLTVILSFGLIVLLEKRFKIHKYLEM; from the coding sequence TTGCGTCGTAGCTGGACAAGCTTGGTCTATCTGTACATCCTGGCCATTGTGCTGTTTATCCTCGGTCCGGTGCTGATCATTATCCCGCAGTCGTTCAGCGGCGGTGACATGTTCAGCTTTCCTCCCGCGGAATTTTCACTCGCGCAGTATCAAAAGCTGCTCCAGGATGAGCGCATCCTGGCATCGCTGTGGCTCAGCCTCTCCATCGGCGCCGCTTCCACGGTTTTGGCGGGACTGATCGGGCTGTGTGCCGCACTCGGCATCGTAAAAGGTAACCTGCCGGCCAAGAACCTGCTGGAGTCGCTCTTTCTCGGGCCGCTGATCGTGCCGCTGGTCACGACCGGGATCGGCTTTTTGATCCTCTTTGTGCCGCTGGGCCTGGTGGGTTCGCCGCTGGGGATCGTCTTGGCGCACACCGTGGTGATCAGCCCGTACGTGGTGCGCATCTTGATTGCGACGCTGCGCCACTTTAACCCCGTACAGGAGGAAGCGGCGATCGTGCACGGCGCCAATTCGTGGTACGCCTTTCGCACGGTTGTGCTGCCGCAGCTGCTGCCGGCATTGCTCTCCGGGGCGATCCTCGCGTTTCTCGTCTCGCTTGACGAGTACACGGTGACCGTCTTTCTGGCCCAGGCCGACACGGTGACGATTCCCATTCGCATTTACCAGTACGTGTCGCTGGACATTAATCCGGTCGTAACGGCGCTGGCCAGCCTGACGGTGATTCTTTCGTTTGGTCTGATTGTCCTGTTGGAAAAACGCTTCAAGATTCATAAGTACCTGGAAATGTGA